From the Nitrobacter hamburgensis X14 genome, one window contains:
- a CDS encoding lytic murein transglycosylase has protein sequence MLLRFSPFAIVPVLLATLAFASPALAQRGASCHNGMSFPQFLRGLEQDAQKAGVSQRAISAAAPYMVYDQGIVNRDRGQRVFGQLFTQFAGRMASEARRVRGQKLIKQHAQAFARAEKQYGVPAAVITAFWALESDFGAVQGKLSTLRSLVSLAYDCRRAEMFHDETIAALKIVDRGDLTPSEMIGSWAGELGQTQFLPRHYYDYAVDYDGDGRRDLIHSAADVIGSTANYIATGLKWKRGEPWLQEVRVSPNAPSHFPWDQADLTSKHPRSQWAAWGVAFADGKPLPHDQLPASLLLPMGRNGPAFLAYDNFGAYTEWNNSLIYSTTAAYLATRIAGAAPMRKPSAQVAQLTFAQIKQLQQLLVKAGYDVGKVDGVLGQQTRSAVKAMQVKYGQPADSWPTAELLARMRGHAAPPAGPAEATAEPPRPVRPHR, from the coding sequence ATGCTCCTTCGATTTTCTCCGTTCGCCATTGTCCCCGTGTTGCTCGCCACCCTCGCTTTCGCCTCCCCCGCGCTCGCCCAGCGCGGCGCGTCGTGCCACAACGGCATGAGCTTTCCGCAATTTCTGCGCGGTCTCGAACAGGACGCGCAAAAAGCCGGCGTGTCGCAGCGCGCGATCAGCGCGGCCGCGCCTTACATGGTCTACGATCAGGGCATCGTGAACCGCGATCGCGGCCAGCGCGTGTTCGGGCAACTGTTCACGCAGTTCGCCGGCCGCATGGCCTCGGAAGCGCGGCGGGTGCGCGGGCAGAAGCTCATCAAGCAGCACGCGCAGGCGTTTGCACGCGCCGAGAAGCAATACGGCGTGCCGGCGGCGGTGATCACCGCGTTCTGGGCGCTGGAGAGCGACTTCGGCGCGGTGCAGGGCAAGCTGTCGACGCTGCGCTCGCTGGTGTCGCTGGCCTATGACTGCCGCCGCGCCGAGATGTTCCACGACGAGACCATTGCCGCGCTGAAGATCGTCGACCGCGGCGATCTCACACCGTCTGAAATGATCGGCTCGTGGGCCGGCGAACTCGGCCAGACGCAATTCCTGCCGCGGCATTACTACGACTACGCCGTGGACTACGATGGCGACGGCCGCCGCGATCTGATCCACAGCGCCGCCGACGTGATCGGCTCGACCGCGAACTACATCGCGACGGGGTTGAAATGGAAACGCGGCGAACCGTGGCTGCAGGAGGTGCGGGTATCGCCGAACGCGCCTTCACATTTTCCCTGGGATCAGGCCGATCTCACCAGCAAACATCCGCGCAGCCAGTGGGCGGCGTGGGGCGTCGCTTTCGCCGACGGCAAACCGCTGCCGCACGACCAGCTTCCGGCCTCGCTGCTGCTGCCGATGGGACGCAACGGCCCGGCGTTTCTGGCTTACGACAATTTCGGCGCGTACACAGAGTGGAACAACTCGCTGATCTATTCCACCACCGCCGCCTATCTCGCCACGCGCATCGCAGGCGCTGCGCCGATGCGAAAGCCGTCAGCGCAGGTGGCGCAACTCACCTTCGCGCAGATCAAGCAATTGCAGCAGTTGCTGGTCAAGGCGGGCTACGACGTCGGCAAGGTCGACGGCGTGCTCGGCCAGCAGACCCGCAGCGCAGTCAAGGCGATGCAGGTCAAGTACGGCCAGCCTGCGGATTCCTGGCCGACCGCCGAATTGCTGGCGCGTATGCGTGGTCACGCCGCACCCCCGGCAGGGCCGGCTGAGGCGACGGCGGAGCCGCCGCGTCCGGTTCGGCCGCATCGTTAA
- the soxC gene encoding sulfite dehydrogenase, giving the protein MFPRRAISSRRGFLFAAGSIVGVAGASRIARAETPKAPPGAVLYDVPADPTKEQGRPVADGSYGTRSQFETEVRMRYPTPNENTSWSLTPLDKSLGNITPSGLHFERHHGGIPTIDPAKHNLLIHGMVDQPMTFSMADIKRLPSVTRKHFIECSGNGLTEWNKPTMKTVQGTHGLLSTSEWTGVQFATFARETGLKVDAAWVLAEGADAAVMTRSIPMEKMLKDALIVYGQNGEALRPEQGYPLRLLLPGYEGNTHIKWLRRLQVSDKPFMTREETSKYTDLLGNGKARIFSLDMDAKSVITFPSGDMKLPGPGFYDITGLAWTGRGRIQSVDVSVDSGKTWYPARLESLAEPMCTVRFSFPWMWDGKTAVLQSRCTDETGYVQPTLKQLIAIRGDNGPFGSIYHLNAIQSWAVSEAGDVTNVHA; this is encoded by the coding sequence ATGTTCCCGCGTCGCGCGATATCGAGCCGACGCGGCTTTTTGTTTGCAGCAGGCTCAATCGTCGGAGTAGCGGGCGCATCCAGGATCGCTCGTGCCGAAACGCCGAAGGCTCCGCCCGGGGCGGTCCTTTACGATGTCCCGGCCGACCCGACCAAAGAACAGGGACGGCCCGTCGCCGATGGAAGCTATGGAACGAGGTCTCAATTCGAGACCGAAGTTCGCATGCGTTATCCGACGCCCAACGAGAACACTTCCTGGAGTCTGACTCCGCTCGATAAAAGCCTCGGCAATATCACGCCATCGGGGCTCCACTTCGAACGTCATCACGGCGGTATCCCCACGATCGACCCGGCGAAGCATAACCTGTTGATCCACGGTATGGTGGATCAGCCGATGACGTTCTCAATGGCCGATATCAAGCGGCTGCCTTCCGTGACTCGCAAGCATTTCATCGAGTGTTCCGGCAACGGTCTGACGGAGTGGAACAAGCCGACCATGAAGACCGTGCAGGGAACGCACGGACTGCTCAGCACATCCGAATGGACCGGCGTTCAGTTCGCGACGTTCGCGCGCGAGACCGGATTGAAGGTTGATGCGGCATGGGTGCTGGCCGAAGGCGCCGATGCCGCCGTCATGACGCGCAGCATTCCCATGGAGAAAATGCTGAAGGACGCCCTCATCGTTTACGGACAAAACGGTGAAGCGCTACGTCCCGAACAGGGCTATCCCTTGCGGCTTCTTCTTCCCGGTTATGAGGGAAATACCCACATCAAATGGCTTCGCAGGCTGCAGGTCAGCGACAAGCCGTTCATGACGCGCGAGGAGACCTCGAAGTACACCGATCTTCTCGGCAATGGTAAGGCGCGCATATTCAGCCTGGACATGGACGCCAAGTCGGTCATCACGTTTCCATCGGGAGACATGAAACTGCCGGGCCCGGGTTTCTACGACATCACGGGCCTTGCATGGACCGGGCGCGGGCGAATCCAGTCTGTCGATGTCTCGGTCGATTCAGGAAAGACCTGGTATCCGGCGCGACTGGAATCGCTGGCCGAGCCCATGTGCACGGTGCGATTCAGTTTCCCGTGGATGTGGGATGGAAAGACCGCGGTTCTGCAGAGCCGCTGTACCGACGAGACCGGTTATGTCCAGCCCACCCTCAAGCAGCTCATCGCAATCCGCGGTGATAACGGGCCATTTGGTTCGATCTATCACCTCAATGCGATTCAGAGCTGGGCCGTCAGCGAGGCGGGAGATGTGACCAATGTCCATGCATAA
- a CDS encoding c-type cytochrome, whose translation MSMHKKYFAFMIGIFLFSGGASAQSVIDHFGVGQAATADEVAKYFSIPPSGQGLPPGSGTAKAGAEVFANSCAACHGDKMQGNPAKGIGGDRLLGGRGSLASKTPVKTVESYWPYATTLFDYVKRAMPFSAPGSLTDDEVYAVVAYILSQAKIIKPTETMDAKTLPKVAMPNADGFIPDARPEPQLYR comes from the coding sequence ATGTCCATGCATAAGAAATATTTCGCCTTCATGATCGGCATCTTCCTGTTCTCCGGTGGCGCAAGCGCTCAATCTGTCATCGATCACTTCGGTGTCGGCCAGGCTGCAACGGCGGATGAGGTGGCCAAATACTTCTCAATTCCGCCTTCAGGCCAAGGACTCCCCCCGGGGAGCGGTACGGCAAAAGCGGGCGCGGAGGTTTTTGCCAACAGTTGTGCGGCCTGCCACGGCGACAAAATGCAAGGCAATCCGGCGAAGGGCATAGGCGGTGATCGTCTGCTCGGCGGCCGGGGTTCGCTTGCCAGCAAGACTCCGGTCAAGACGGTGGAGAGTTACTGGCCATACGCAACGACCTTGTTCGATTATGTCAAGCGGGCGATGCCGTTCAGCGCGCCCGGTTCGCTCACGGACGACGAGGTTTATGCGGTGGTCGCCTACATCCTTTCGCAAGCCAAGATCATTAAACCGACTGAGACCATGGATGCGAAGACCTTGCCAAAGGTGGCGATGCCCAACGCGGACGGCTTTATTCCTGACGCACGGCCCGAGCCTCAACTCTACAGATGA
- a CDS encoding IS5-like element ISNha7 family transposase, translated as MRGSDERSGSLFSYVDLEARIRSDHPLRTIRQIANAALNDLSRDFDKLYTAFGRPSIAPEKLLRAMLLQAFYGIRSERQLMERLEFDLLLRWFVGLGVDDPVWDHSTFSKNRDRLLEGEIAAKFLNALMGQHQVKRLLSSEHFSVDGTLIEAWASIKSFRRKDGGDQDSDGPGRNAERSFHNEKRCNETHQSTTDPEARLYKKGGGQPAKLCYIGHALMENRNGLAVLGGVSRATGTAERDQALALIDCHRGQSERRITLGADKAYDVTAFVEDLRRRSVTPHIAIDGHLSKTGKPRKTAIDQRTLRHAGYAVSQRCRKRIEEVFGWIKASAGLAKIKLRGRDRVNATFTLALAAYNLIRLPKLLAAAA; from the coding sequence ATGCGGGGAAGCGACGAACGGTCAGGCTCGCTGTTCAGCTATGTGGACTTGGAGGCTCGGATTCGCTCCGACCATCCGCTGCGAACGATCCGACAGATCGCGAACGCGGCGTTGAATGATCTGTCGAGGGACTTTGACAAGCTCTACACGGCGTTCGGCCGTCCCTCGATCGCACCGGAGAAGCTGCTTCGGGCAATGCTGCTGCAGGCATTCTACGGGATCCGCTCGGAACGGCAGTTGATGGAGCGGCTGGAGTTCGACCTGCTGTTGCGCTGGTTCGTGGGCTTGGGCGTGGACGACCCGGTGTGGGACCACTCGACCTTCTCGAAGAACCGCGACCGATTGCTTGAAGGTGAGATCGCCGCGAAGTTCTTGAACGCGCTGATGGGGCAGCACCAGGTCAAGCGGCTGTTATCAAGCGAGCATTTTTCGGTCGACGGCACGCTGATCGAGGCGTGGGCATCGATCAAGAGCTTCCGGCGCAAGGACGGCGGTGACCAGGACAGTGATGGACCGGGACGCAACGCCGAGCGCAGTTTCCACAACGAGAAGCGCTGCAACGAGACGCATCAGAGCACGACCGATCCCGAGGCACGGCTCTATAAGAAGGGCGGCGGCCAGCCGGCGAAGCTTTGCTACATCGGCCATGCCCTGATGGAGAACCGCAACGGACTGGCGGTGCTGGGTGGCGTGAGCCGGGCGACCGGAACGGCGGAGCGGGATCAGGCGTTGGCGCTGATCGACTGCCACCGCGGCCAAAGCGAGCGGCGGATCACGCTGGGCGCCGACAAGGCCTATGACGTCACCGCATTCGTCGAGGACTTAAGACGGCGTTCGGTCACGCCGCACATCGCCATCGACGGGCATTTGAGCAAGACCGGAAAGCCGCGCAAGACCGCGATCGACCAGAGGACTCTCCGTCATGCCGGATATGCCGTCAGCCAACGCTGTCGCAAGCGCATCGAGGAGGTGTTCGGCTGGATCAAGGCCTCCGCCGGACTTGCCAAGATCAAGCTGCGAGGCCGCGACCGCGTCAACGCCACCTTCACCCTGGCGCTGGCGGCCTACAACCTGATCCGCTTGCCCAAACTCCTGGCAGCCGCCGCGTGA
- a CDS encoding helix-turn-helix domain-containing protein, with translation MATNSGKKLFVGPRFRRIRQQLGLSQTQIAEGLGISPSYVNLIERNQRPVTAQILLRLAETYDLDLRDLATADEDRFFAELNEVFSDPLFRQIDVPKQELRDLAELCPAVTHALQRLYAAYTEARRGETLAAAQFADRDEGTGARFEANPIERARDLIEANRNYFPELEQAAETLRDEISVPAQDLFAALSARLREKHSIQTRIMPVDVMRETLRRFDRHRRQLLISELVDGPGRAFQLAFQIGLAECTPGFEAIIARAGALDDTSRQLYRITLANYFAGCVLMPYQTFHAAAESLGYDIHVLAQRFNTGFEQVCHRLTTLQRPNARGVPFFMLRVDNAGNVSKRFSSGTFPFSKFGGTCPLWNVHSTFDTPDRLLKQVIELPDGSRYFSIAQMVRRPVAPHPQAQPRFAIGLGCEIRHAAKLVYATGMDLATAEGTPIGVNCRLCERENCAQRAEPPITRTLILDENTRRMTSFAFSNAREV, from the coding sequence ATGGCCACCAATTCAGGCAAAAAGCTCTTCGTCGGGCCGCGCTTCCGTCGCATCCGCCAGCAGCTCGGGCTGTCGCAGACCCAGATCGCGGAGGGACTCGGCATCTCGCCGAGCTACGTCAACCTGATCGAGCGCAACCAGCGGCCGGTCACCGCGCAGATCCTTCTTCGCCTCGCGGAGACCTATGACCTCGACCTGCGCGACCTCGCCACCGCCGACGAGGACCGCTTCTTCGCCGAGTTGAACGAGGTCTTTTCCGATCCGTTGTTTCGCCAGATCGACGTGCCGAAGCAGGAGCTGCGCGATCTCGCCGAACTCTGCCCAGCCGTGACCCATGCGCTGCAGCGCCTCTATGCCGCCTACACCGAGGCGCGGCGCGGCGAGACGCTGGCGGCCGCGCAGTTCGCCGACCGCGACGAGGGCACCGGCGCGCGCTTCGAGGCCAATCCGATCGAACGCGCCCGTGACCTGATCGAGGCCAATCGCAATTATTTTCCCGAACTGGAGCAGGCGGCGGAAACCCTGCGCGACGAGATCAGTGTTCCCGCGCAGGACCTGTTCGCAGCCTTGAGTGCGCGGTTGCGGGAAAAGCATTCGATTCAGACCCGCATCATGCCGGTGGATGTGATGCGCGAGACGCTGCGCCGCTTCGACCGTCACCGCCGCCAGCTTCTGATCTCCGAACTGGTGGACGGCCCCGGCCGCGCCTTCCAGCTTGCGTTCCAGATCGGACTCGCCGAATGCACGCCCGGCTTCGAGGCGATCATCGCACGCGCCGGCGCGCTCGACGACACCTCGCGTCAACTCTACCGCATCACGCTCGCGAACTATTTCGCCGGCTGCGTACTGATGCCCTACCAGACCTTCCATGCCGCAGCGGAATCGCTCGGCTACGACATCCACGTGCTGGCGCAGCGTTTCAACACCGGCTTCGAGCAGGTATGTCACCGCCTGACTACGCTGCAGCGGCCGAACGCGCGCGGCGTGCCGTTCTTCATGCTGCGCGTCGACAACGCCGGCAACGTCTCCAAGCGGTTTTCATCCGGCACGTTCCCGTTCTCGAAGTTCGGCGGCACCTGCCCGTTGTGGAACGTACACTCGACTTTCGACACGCCGGATCGCCTGTTGAAGCAGGTGATCGAGCTGCCCGACGGCAGCCGCTACTTTTCGATTGCGCAGATGGTGCGCCGCCCCGTCGCGCCGCATCCGCAGGCGCAGCCGCGCTTCGCCATCGGCTTGGGCTGCGAAATCCGCCACGCGGCCAAACTCGTTTATGCGACGGGCATGGACCTTGCGACTGCGGAGGGCACGCCGATCGGCGTCAACTGCCGGCTGTGCGAGCGCGAGAACTGCGCCCAGCGCGCCGAGCCGCCGATCACGCGCACGCTGATCCTCGACGAGAACACCCGCCGCATGACGAGCTTTGCGTTTTCGAATGCGAGAGAGGTGTGA
- the aceA gene encoding isocitrate lyase, with product MSKTFEQLVPAPKGRFEGISRPYSPADVERLRGSVEIKYTLAEKGANRLWESLKTEPYVNSLGAVTGNQAMQQARAGLPAIYLSGWQVAADANTAGTMYPDQSLYPANAGPELCRRINRTFQRADQIEHSEGGAKIDWFVPIVADAEAGFGGPLNSFEIMKAYIEAGAAGVHFEDQLASEKKCGHMGGKVLIPTAAHERNLIAARLAADVCGTPTFVLARTDAESAKLITSDVDERDHEFITGERTAEGFYRLKPGTGLDHCIKRGLAFAKYADLLWWETSKPDLDGARKFAEAVKKVYPNKMLAYNCSPSFNWEANIDKDTIAKFQKEIGAMGYKFQFVTLAGFHSLNHGMFELARGYKAEGMAAYSRLQQAEFASEKFGYSATRHQREVGTGYFDLVSTTITGGQSSTTALHDSTETAQFKSQGSQIRVQAAE from the coding sequence ATGTCCAAGACCTTTGAGCAGCTCGTTCCCGCCCCGAAGGGCCGTTTTGAGGGGATCAGCCGTCCCTACAGCCCGGCGGACGTCGAAAGGCTGCGCGGCTCCGTGGAGATCAAGTACACGCTGGCCGAGAAGGGCGCGAACCGGCTCTGGGAATCGCTGAAGACGGAGCCCTATGTGAATTCGCTCGGCGCCGTCACCGGCAACCAGGCGATGCAGCAGGCGCGCGCCGGTCTGCCCGCGATCTATCTCTCCGGCTGGCAGGTCGCCGCCGACGCCAACACCGCGGGCACGATGTATCCGGACCAGAGCCTTTACCCGGCCAACGCCGGTCCTGAACTGTGCCGCCGCATCAACCGCACCTTCCAGCGCGCCGACCAGATCGAGCATTCCGAAGGCGGCGCCAAGATCGACTGGTTCGTGCCGATCGTGGCCGACGCCGAAGCGGGATTCGGCGGTCCGCTCAACTCGTTCGAGATCATGAAGGCCTATATCGAGGCGGGCGCGGCCGGCGTCCACTTCGAGGATCAACTCGCGTCGGAAAAGAAGTGCGGCCATATGGGCGGCAAGGTGCTGATCCCGACCGCGGCGCATGAGCGTAACCTGATCGCGGCGCGGCTCGCCGCCGATGTCTGCGGCACACCAACGTTCGTGCTGGCGCGCACCGATGCGGAGAGCGCCAAGCTCATCACCTCGGACGTCGACGAGCGCGATCACGAGTTCATCACCGGCGAGCGCACGGCGGAAGGCTTCTATCGCCTCAAGCCCGGCACCGGCCTCGATCACTGCATCAAGCGCGGTTTGGCCTTCGCCAAGTATGCCGATCTGTTGTGGTGGGAGACCTCGAAGCCGGATCTCGATGGCGCACGCAAGTTCGCCGAAGCCGTGAAGAAGGTCTATCCGAACAAGATGCTGGCCTACAATTGCTCGCCGTCTTTCAATTGGGAGGCCAACATCGACAAGGACACCATCGCCAAGTTCCAAAAGGAGATCGGCGCGATGGGCTACAAGTTCCAGTTCGTGACGCTGGCGGGCTTTCACTCGCTCAATCACGGCATGTTCGAACTGGCGCGGGGCTACAAGGCCGAAGGCATGGCGGCGTATTCCCGCCTGCAGCAGGCCGAGTTTGCCTCGGAGAAGTTCGGCTACTCGGCGACGCGCCATCAGCGCGAGGTCGGCACCGGCTACTTCGATCTGGTCTCGACCACGATCACCGGCGGCCAGTCGTCGACCACCGCGCTTCACGACTCGACTGAGACCGCGCAGTTCAAGTCGCAAGGATCACAGATCAGGGTTCAGGCGGCTGAATAA
- a CDS encoding DUF4170 domain-containing protein, translating into MTGSNFWVIGGEFGSMNFHKLVEGSAQVQGPFKTRKEAEDAWRVVSEENRHRAGVRFSIVEEPNRMAS; encoded by the coding sequence ATGACCGGCAGCAATTTCTGGGTGATTGGCGGTGAGTTCGGTTCGATGAACTTCCACAAGCTCGTGGAAGGATCGGCGCAGGTGCAGGGTCCGTTCAAGACGCGGAAGGAAGCCGAGGACGCCTGGAGGGTGGTGTCCGAGGAAAACCGTCACCGCGCCGGCGTGCGCTTCTCCATCGTGGAAGAGCCTAACCGCATGGCGAGCTGA